A window of Natrinema versiforme contains these coding sequences:
- a CDS encoding homoserine dehydrogenase, translated as MKLAILGAGDVGRSVADLAGEYDHEVVALADSTTATVNPNGIAVDDALERKVGDEALGPGVPEDVFEMEYDVLVEATPTTLGDAEPGFSHVKRALEADRHVVLANKGPVAERYEELRALEADSAGSIRFEATVGGAIPVLSTVEDCTPQAVTAVRGVLNGTANFILTRMAAEGLDYEHVLAEAQDLGVAEADPTFDVDGTDAALKFVILANVLADGGFSLEDATVEGIQDIPGSALDLAAEDGRTIRLIGEATRDGVRVGPRLVPENGALAVTGTRNIVQIETRNAGSLHSSGRGAGGPETATAVLSDVGRLPPL; from the coding sequence ATGAAACTCGCAATCCTCGGTGCCGGTGATGTTGGTCGCTCTGTGGCCGATCTCGCCGGCGAATACGATCACGAGGTCGTCGCGCTCGCCGACTCGACTACCGCGACGGTCAATCCGAACGGAATCGCCGTCGACGACGCCCTCGAGCGCAAGGTCGGCGACGAAGCCCTCGGCCCCGGCGTCCCAGAAGACGTCTTCGAGATGGAGTACGACGTGCTGGTCGAGGCGACGCCGACGACGCTGGGCGACGCCGAACCCGGCTTCTCGCACGTGAAACGCGCACTCGAGGCCGACCGCCACGTCGTCCTCGCGAACAAGGGCCCGGTCGCCGAACGCTACGAGGAACTCCGCGCGCTCGAGGCCGACAGCGCGGGCTCGATCCGGTTCGAAGCGACCGTCGGCGGCGCGATTCCAGTGCTCTCGACGGTCGAAGACTGCACGCCACAGGCCGTCACCGCGGTCCGGGGCGTGCTCAACGGCACGGCGAACTTCATCCTCACCCGGATGGCCGCCGAGGGACTGGACTACGAGCACGTCCTCGCGGAGGCCCAGGATCTGGGCGTCGCCGAGGCCGACCCCACCTTCGATGTCGACGGGACCGACGCCGCGCTCAAGTTCGTCATCCTCGCGAACGTGCTCGCTGACGGCGGGTTCTCGCTCGAGGACGCGACCGTCGAGGGTATCCAGGACATTCCGGGCAGCGCGCTCGATCTCGCCGCCGAGGACGGCCGCACGATTCGGCTCATCGGCGAGGCGACCCGCGACGGCGTCCGCGTCGGCCCGCGGCTCGTCCCCGAGAACGGGGCCCTCGCAGTCACGGGCACGCGTAACATCGTCCAGATCGAAACTCGCAACGCCGGCTCCCTGCACTCGAGCGGCCGCGGTGCCGGCGGTCCGGAGACGGCGACGGCGGTCCTCTCCGACGTCGGCCGACTGCCGCCGCTGTAA
- the tuf gene encoding translation elongation factor EF-1 subunit alpha, giving the protein MSDQHQNLAIIGHVDHGKSTLVGRLLYETGSVPEHVIEQHREEAEEKGKGGFEFAYVMDNLAEERERGVTIDIAHQEFSTDEYDFTIVDCPGHRDFVKNMITGASQADNAVLVVAADDGVAPQTQEHVFLARTLGIDELIIGINKMDIVDYEESTYDEVVEEVNQLLKQVQFNTEDASFIPISAFEGDNIAEESDNTPWYDGEILLEALNSLPEPEPPTDAPLRLPIQDVYTISGIGTVPVGRIETGLLNTGDNVSFQPSDVGGEVKTIEMHHEEVPKAEPGDNVGFNVRGIGKDDIRRGDVCGPADDPPSVAETFQAQIVVMQHPSVITAGYTPVFHAHTAQVACTIESIDKKMDPSSGEVAEENPDFIQSGDAAVVTIRPQKPLSIEPSSEIPELGSFAIRDMGQTIAAGKVLEVHEKE; this is encoded by the coding sequence ATGAGCGACCAACACCAGAACCTGGCCATCATCGGTCACGTTGACCACGGGAAGAGTACGCTCGTGGGACGACTCCTCTACGAGACGGGGAGCGTACCCGAGCACGTCATCGAACAGCACCGCGAAGAAGCAGAAGAGAAGGGCAAGGGCGGCTTCGAGTTCGCCTACGTCATGGACAACCTCGCCGAGGAGCGAGAGCGCGGTGTCACCATCGACATCGCCCACCAGGAGTTCTCCACCGACGAGTACGACTTCACCATCGTCGACTGTCCTGGTCACCGCGACTTCGTGAAGAACATGATCACGGGCGCATCCCAGGCGGACAACGCCGTCCTCGTCGTCGCCGCTGACGACGGTGTCGCGCCCCAGACCCAGGAGCACGTCTTCCTGGCTCGAACCCTCGGTATCGACGAGCTCATTATCGGCATCAACAAGATGGACATCGTCGACTACGAAGAGTCGACGTACGACGAGGTCGTCGAGGAAGTCAACCAGCTGCTCAAGCAGGTCCAGTTCAACACCGAGGACGCCTCGTTCATCCCGATTTCGGCCTTCGAGGGCGACAACATCGCCGAGGAGTCCGACAACACGCCGTGGTACGACGGCGAAATCCTGCTCGAGGCCCTCAACAGCCTGCCGGAGCCGGAGCCACCGACGGACGCGCCGCTCCGACTCCCGATTCAGGACGTGTACACCATCTCCGGTATCGGTACCGTCCCCGTCGGCCGTATCGAGACCGGTCTCCTGAACACCGGCGACAACGTCTCCTTCCAGCCCAGCGACGTGGGCGGCGAAGTGAAGACGATCGAGATGCACCACGAAGAGGTGCCCAAAGCAGAGCCCGGTGACAACGTCGGATTCAACGTCCGCGGCATCGGCAAGGACGACATCCGACGCGGTGACGTCTGTGGCCCCGCCGACGACCCACCGAGCGTCGCCGAGACGTTCCAGGCCCAGATCGTCGTCATGCAGCACCCCAGCGTGATCACGGCCGGTTACACGCCGGTCTTCCACGCCCACACCGCACAGGTCGCCTGTACGATCGAGTCCATCGACAAGAAGATGGATCCCTCGAGCGGCGAGGTCGCCGAGGAGAACCCCGACTTCATCCAGTCGGGTGACGCTGCTGTGGTCACCATCCGACCGCAAAAGCCCCTCAGCATCGAGCCGTCCAGCGAGATCCCCGAACTCGGGAGCTTCGCCATCCGCGACATGGGTCAGACCATCGCCGCCGGAAAGGTCCTCGAAGTTCACGAGAAAGAATAA
- a CDS encoding NifU family protein: MTDSEDEASLKERVEQWMAREMPIIQMHGGTSAVRAADAETGEVIIELGGGCKGCSVSDVTTGNIEAELITWPEIDEVTVRVPDARDSLGGPDQPETIMGVDRTEGGRGDWGSSNPGKDHL; the protein is encoded by the coding sequence ATGACTGACTCCGAGGACGAGGCGTCGCTGAAAGAACGCGTCGAGCAGTGGATGGCCCGGGAGATGCCGATTATCCAGATGCACGGCGGGACCAGCGCAGTGCGGGCGGCCGACGCCGAGACCGGCGAGGTCATCATCGAACTCGGCGGCGGCTGCAAGGGCTGTTCGGTCAGCGACGTGACGACGGGCAACATCGAAGCCGAACTCATCACGTGGCCCGAGATCGACGAGGTCACCGTCCGCGTGCCCGACGCGCGCGACAGCCTCGGCGGCCCCGACCAGCCCGAAACCATCATGGGCGTCGACCGGACCGAGGGCGGTCGCGGCGACTGGGGCTCGTCGAACCCGGGCAAAGACCACCTCTGA
- the rpsJ gene encoding 30S ribosomal protein S10 yields the protein MQQARVRLAGTSPDDLDDICDDVREIANNTGVNLSGPIPLPTKTLEVPTRKSPDGEGTATWEHWEMRVHKRLIDLDADERALRQLMRIQVPNDVSIEIVLED from the coding sequence ATGCAGCAAGCACGCGTTCGACTCGCGGGCACGAGTCCAGACGACCTCGACGACATCTGTGACGACGTCCGCGAGATCGCGAACAACACCGGCGTCAACCTGAGCGGTCCGATCCCGCTGCCGACGAAGACCCTCGAGGTGCCGACCCGGAAGTCGCCCGACGGCGAGGGCACTGCGACGTGGGAGCACTGGGAGATGCGCGTCCACAAGCGCCTGATCGATCTGGACGCCGACGAACGCGCACTCCGACAGCTCATGCGCATTCAGGTGCCGAACGACGTTTCGATCGAGATCGTCCTCGAAGACTGA
- a CDS encoding amino acid-binding protein codes for MGNPPADGDEDDPDAETDGGLRAYTVRLELVDEPGELLRALAPIADNGGNLLSIHHERGNITPRGHIPVQVDLECPPDRFDDVVEGLRGAGVNVIQAGAEHYGEEINVVLVGHLVETDLSNTLSRIEDEADAVVLDLSLAAPEGTGGISSARARLAIDSGRSSEALAAIRSIGTDKELTVVEPLLGGDA; via the coding sequence ATGGGTAACCCGCCAGCGGACGGCGACGAGGACGACCCCGACGCCGAGACCGACGGCGGCCTCCGAGCCTATACCGTCAGGCTCGAGCTCGTCGACGAACCCGGCGAGTTGCTCCGCGCGCTCGCCCCGATCGCCGACAACGGCGGCAATCTGTTGAGTATCCACCACGAGCGCGGCAACATCACGCCGCGCGGCCACATCCCCGTCCAGGTCGATCTGGAGTGTCCCCCCGATCGGTTCGACGACGTCGTCGAGGGGCTCCGCGGTGCCGGCGTCAACGTGATTCAGGCCGGCGCAGAGCACTACGGCGAGGAGATAAACGTCGTACTGGTCGGCCACCTCGTCGAAACCGACCTCTCGAATACGCTCTCCCGCATCGAGGACGAAGCCGACGCCGTCGTCCTCGACCTCTCGCTCGCCGCGCCCGAAGGGACCGGCGGCATCTCGAGTGCGCGCGCCCGACTCGCGATCGACTCCGGCCGGTCGTCGGAAGCGCTCGCGGCGATCCGCTCGATCGGGACGGACAAGGAACTGACCGTCGTCGAACCCCTGCTCGGAGGTGACGCCTGA
- a CDS encoding rhomboid family intramembrane serine protease, whose amino-acid sequence MASRSRSRSQSNTYLRSDSGGTDGSASGSSSPILEVLVVFAVVFVAQGITTVAGLMGTFFVLAPPLTTNPWTIVTSVYAHSGLGHLVSNTLALLVFGWPVARATTRLRFHAFFAITGAIAGVSQIVITGVLAALPFVPVAPTPGVLGASGAVFALLGYLVASNRLSTGLASFVTVPQWLSILVFVGLAIAVTFATASPGVALIAHFTGFLVGVGAGRARVLQVGSSARSDAARR is encoded by the coding sequence ATGGCGAGCCGCTCGCGGTCACGATCGCAGTCGAACACCTACCTGCGGTCCGACTCCGGCGGGACCGACGGATCAGCGTCGGGCTCGAGCAGCCCGATTCTCGAGGTGCTCGTCGTCTTCGCCGTCGTCTTCGTCGCGCAGGGGATCACGACGGTCGCGGGCCTGATGGGGACGTTCTTCGTCCTCGCGCCGCCGCTGACGACGAACCCGTGGACGATCGTGACGAGCGTCTACGCCCACAGCGGGCTCGGCCACCTCGTCTCGAACACCCTCGCGCTGCTCGTCTTCGGCTGGCCGGTCGCGCGGGCCACGACGCGCCTGCGCTTTCACGCCTTCTTCGCGATCACGGGTGCGATCGCGGGCGTCTCCCAGATCGTCATCACGGGCGTGCTCGCGGCACTCCCGTTCGTCCCCGTCGCGCCGACGCCGGGCGTGCTCGGTGCCAGCGGTGCCGTCTTCGCCCTGCTGGGCTATCTCGTCGCCTCGAACCGGCTCTCGACGGGGCTGGCCTCGTTCGTCACGGTCCCGCAGTGGCTGTCGATCCTCGTCTTCGTCGGGCTCGCGATCGCGGTCACGTTCGCCACCGCCTCGCCCGGCGTCGCCCTGATCGCCCACTTCACCGGGTTCCTCGTCGGAGTGGGTGCCGGCCGCGCTCGCGTATTGCAGGTCGGCTCGAGCGCTCGGTCGGACGCCGCGCGGCGCTGA